The following coding sequences lie in one Pseudarthrobacter phenanthrenivorans Sphe3 genomic window:
- a CDS encoding succinate dehydrogenase iron-sulfur subunit, whose translation MSAELAEPASKIELPAGVGGGGEIPTFDVHMRVRRYNPEVSGEATWDDFHLTMYGTDRVLDALHKVKWEMDGTLSFRRSCAHGVCGSDAMRINGRNRLACKTLLKDLDTSKPITVEPIKGLPVEKDLIVDMEPFFQSYREVMPFLINKGHEPTRERLQSAEDRERFDDTTKCILCAACTSSCPVFWTDGQYFGPAAIVNAHRFIFDSRDDAGDMRLEILNDKEGVWRCRTTFNCSEACPRGIQVTQAIAEVKQAILSRKI comes from the coding sequence ATGTCAGCTGAACTTGCTGAGCCAGCCTCAAAGATTGAACTGCCTGCAGGCGTTGGCGGTGGCGGCGAAATCCCCACGTTCGATGTGCACATGCGCGTCCGGCGGTACAACCCGGAGGTCTCCGGAGAAGCCACCTGGGATGACTTCCACCTGACCATGTACGGCACGGACCGCGTGCTGGATGCCCTGCACAAGGTCAAGTGGGAAATGGACGGCACCTTGTCCTTCCGCCGTTCCTGCGCGCACGGCGTGTGCGGGTCGGATGCCATGCGCATCAACGGCCGCAACCGCCTGGCCTGCAAGACCCTGTTGAAGGACCTGGACACGTCCAAGCCCATCACGGTGGAACCCATCAAGGGCCTGCCGGTGGAGAAGGACCTCATTGTGGACATGGAGCCGTTCTTCCAGTCCTACCGCGAGGTCATGCCGTTCCTCATCAACAAGGGCCACGAGCCCACCCGCGAACGCCTGCAGTCCGCGGAGGACCGTGAGCGCTTTGATGACACCACCAAGTGCATCCTCTGCGCTGCCTGCACCTCCTCCTGCCCTGTGTTCTGGACCGACGGCCAGTACTTCGGCCCCGCCGCGATCGTCAACGCCCACCGGTTCATCTTCGATTCACGCGATGACGCGGGCGACATGCGCCTGGAGATCCTCAATGACAAGGAAGGCGTGTGGCGCTGCCGCACCACCTTCAACTGCTCCGAAGCATGCCCCCGCGGCATCCAGGTGACCCAGGCCATCGCCGAGGTCAAGCAGGCCATTCTCTCCCGCAAGATCTGA